From Lolium perenne isolate Kyuss_39 chromosome 5, Kyuss_2.0, whole genome shotgun sequence, a single genomic window includes:
- the LOC127298013 gene encoding uncharacterized protein: MISKVSMDLVLVPCGLAIMVGYHLLLLYRILRHPHTTAIGYENHNKLAWVQRMAQATAPEETALALSVISDNISASTTLASLCIALGSLIGAWVSSSSAPVAALTSTAAVKFTALLLCFLASFTCFIQSAGHYVHASFLMSALQGGPDAPPASHAQRAVIRGGNFWALGLRALYFATALLMWVFGPVAMLACSVLTVAVLCLLDTSSMPPHHHQYLPRSTARSRAARERSQSLGALF; encoded by the exons ATGATCAGCAAGGTATCCATGGACTTGGTGCTGGTCCCTTGCGGGCTTGCGATCATGGTCGgctaccacctcctcctcctctaccgGATCCTTCGCCATCCGCACACCACGGCCATCGGCTACGAGAACCACAACAAGCTCGCCTGGGTCCAGCGCATGGCGCAG GCGACGGCGCCGGAGGAGACGGCCCTGGCGCTGAGCGTGATCTCCGACAACATCTCGGCGTCCACGACGCTGGCGTCCCTGTGCATCGCGCTGGGGTCGCTGATCGGCGCGTGGGTGAGCAGCAGCAGTGCTCCCGTGGCGGCGCTCACGAGCACGGCGGCGGTGAAGTTCACGGCGCTGCTTCTCTGCTTCCTGGCCTCCTTCACCTGCTTCATCCAGTCGGCGGGGCACTACGTGCACGCGAGCTTCCTGATGAGCGCGCTGCAGGGCGGGCCGGACGCGCCTCCGGCGAGCCACGCGCAGCGCGCGGTGATCCGGGGCGGCAACTTCTGGGCGCTGGGCCTCCGGGCGCTCTACTTCGCCACGGCGCTGCTCATGTGGGTCTTCGGCCCCGTGGCCATGCTCGCCTGCTCCGTCCTCACCGTCGCCGTGCTGTGCCTGCTCGACACCAGCTCCATGCCGCCGCACCACCACCAATACCTGCCTCGGTCCACGGCCAGATCGAGGGCTGCCCGCGAGCGAAGCCAGAGCCTCGGCGCGCTGTTTTAG
- the LOC127300673 gene encoding ras-related protein RABA1f, producing the protein MAYRAEDDYDYLFKVVLIGDSGVGKSNLLSRFTRNEFSLESKSTIGVEFATRSIRVDDKVVKAQIWDTAGQERYRAITSAYYRGAVGALVVYDVTRHVTFENVERWLKELRDHTDANIVIMLVGNKADLRHLRAVSVEDAKAFAERESTYFMETSALEAMNVENAFTEVLTQIYRVVSKKALDIGDDPAAPPRGQTINVGGKDDVSAVKKAGCCSS; encoded by the exons ATGGCCTACAGGGCGGAGGACGACTACGACTACCTCTTCAAGGTCGTGCTCATCGGCGACTCCGGGGTCGGCAAATCCAACCTCCTCTCCCGCTTCACGCGCAACGAGTTCAGCCTCGAGTCCAAGTCCACCATCGGGGTCGAGTTCGCCACCAGGAGCATCAGGGTCGACGACAAGGTCGTCAAGGCGCAGATCTGGGACACCGCGGGACAGGAGAG ATATCGTGCAATTACAAGTGCGTACTATCGAGGGGCTGTCGGCGCACTTGTCGTGTATGATGTGACACGCCATGTGACCTTTGAGAATGTGGAGAGGTGGTTGAAGGAGCTCCGGGATCACACAGATGCAAACATTGTTATCATGCTTGTCGGCAACAAGGCTGATTTGCGCCACCTTAGGGCTGTATCAGTGGAGGATGCCAAGGCCTTCGCTGAGAGGGAAAGCACCTACTTTATGGAAACATCTGCGTTGGAGGCCATGAATGTTGAGAACGCCTTCACTGAGGTTCTAACTCAGATCTATCGTGTGGTCAGTAAGAAGGCCCTCGACATAGGTGATGACCCTGCTGCTCCGCCAAGAGGGCAAACCATCAATGTCGGTGGCAAGGATGATGTCTCTGCTGTGAAGAAGGCAGGGTGCTGTTCATCCTAA